A genomic segment from Geitlerinema sp. PCC 7407 encodes:
- the glyQ gene encoding glycine--tRNA ligase subunit alpha: MNFQSVIATLNQFWGDRGCLIVQPYDTEKGAGTKSPHTFLRALGPEPWSVAYVEPCRRPADGRYGENPNRVQHYYQYQVLIKPSPENIQDIYLDSLKALGIKPEDHDIRFVEDNWEDAAVGAWGVGWEVWLDGMEVTQFTYFQQCGGLDCRPVSIEITYGLERLTMYLQEVDSIFNIRWNDELTYGDVHLQGEIENSAYNFEASDPETLFTLFGVYEREACRLMSQGLVLPAYDQVLKCSHTFNLLDARGVISVAERTRYIGRVRGLARQVAQLYLEQRQNLGFPLLREAMAAASAEA; this comes from the coding sequence GTGAATTTCCAGTCGGTTATTGCAACGCTGAACCAGTTTTGGGGCGATCGCGGCTGTTTAATCGTGCAGCCCTACGACACTGAGAAGGGAGCAGGGACAAAAAGCCCTCATACGTTTTTGAGAGCACTGGGGCCTGAGCCTTGGTCTGTAGCGTATGTGGAACCCTGCCGCCGACCGGCCGATGGGCGCTATGGCGAGAATCCTAATCGGGTCCAGCACTACTACCAGTACCAAGTGCTGATTAAGCCGTCTCCAGAAAATATTCAAGACATATACCTAGATTCGCTGAAGGCGCTGGGCATCAAGCCGGAGGACCATGACATCCGGTTTGTGGAGGACAACTGGGAGGATGCGGCGGTTGGTGCGTGGGGTGTGGGCTGGGAGGTCTGGCTGGATGGGATGGAGGTGACGCAGTTCACTTATTTCCAGCAGTGCGGCGGCCTTGATTGTCGTCCTGTCTCGATCGAGATCACCTATGGTCTTGAGCGTTTAACAATGTATTTGCAAGAGGTGGACTCGATTTTCAACATTCGTTGGAATGATGAGTTGACCTATGGGGATGTCCATTTGCAGGGTGAGATTGAGAATTCGGCCTATAACTTTGAGGCTTCGGATCCGGAGACGCTGTTTACGCTCTTTGGGGTTTATGAGCGGGAGGCATGTCGTCTGATGTCGCAAGGGCTGGTGCTGCCGGCCTATGACCAGGTTTTGAAGTGCTCCCATACGTTTAATCTGCTGGATGCTCGAGGTGTGATCTCGGTGGCTGAACGGACTCGGTATATTGGCCGGGTACGGGGTCTGGCTCGCCAAGTGGCTCAGCTCTACCTGGAGCAGCGCCAAAATCTCGGGTTTCCGCTATTGCGAGAGGCGATGGCTGCGGCATCTGCTGAAGCGTGA
- a CDS encoding ComEC/Rec2 family competence protein produces MGSGRQMAIANGVILCLAFIVGLLSSQVSWSGYGLLGLGVALAIASRNKRWHRVSLLRKPAGVWLVAGLIGLLAHFYVQMRTPTPLPNDISRWMTDTKNESALVTVQGTIQSPPRLTRSQRVQLWLEVNQVSTVIQEGKPTPTSQPVSGRLYTTVPLLQGTGLYPGQAIGVTGRLYEPSGAANPGGFDFRAYLAQQNCFAGLSGRQITLPKETPERSWGWWKIRQRIVRSQVQWLSSPEGPLVSSMVLGSRAVDLPYDIRDQFAKVGLAHVLAASGFQVSLLLGWVLILTRRLRPRVQFVAGAAMLLAYVGLTGIQPSVARAALMGAGALVALVLGRKTKSLGTLLMAATVLLLFQPIWVWDLGFQLSFLATLGLLVTVPPLVKRLDWLPPAIASILAVPVAAYIWTIPLQLYEFGVVSPYSVLVNVLVSPLVAVVSTVGIVSAAVALAIPAAGGAIAGLTHYPIQWLLGLVKFFGEMPGSAWATGQIGLVQLALLYGLIGVVWLWPWWRKRWALAAIAAIAAVFIPIWQLQQQLVQVTVLASGRYPVMVIQDQGKVALINSGDDDTARFTVLPFLQQNGINQIDWAIATDPQAMGEGWSQVNQFVAIKQLYSGAKPAAPSSPSSGTLANVRVVTPGSNIQMNSATMQLLQASPTVWQLRFADRRWLLLGDLRQTEQARILEQGRSATPVEVLWWSGRELAPSLLTQLRPKLAIASSNVLSDYTIAQLQNSNIPFFWTGRDGALQWTPQAGFAGRAESDSVEASAL; encoded by the coding sequence GTGGGGAGCGGTAGGCAAATGGCGATCGCCAATGGGGTCATCTTGTGTTTGGCGTTTATTGTGGGCCTCTTGTCATCTCAGGTGAGCTGGAGCGGCTACGGGTTGCTCGGTTTGGGGGTCGCGCTGGCGATCGCCTCCCGCAATAAACGATGGCATCGGGTCAGCTTGCTGAGGAAGCCCGCCGGCGTGTGGCTCGTTGCGGGGTTAATTGGTTTGCTGGCCCATTTTTATGTGCAGATGCGGACCCCCACGCCACTTCCGAATGACATCAGTCGCTGGATGACCGACACCAAAAACGAATCTGCTTTGGTCACGGTGCAAGGCACAATTCAGAGTCCCCCTCGGCTGACGCGGAGTCAGCGCGTCCAGCTGTGGCTGGAGGTCAACCAAGTCAGTACGGTCATCCAAGAAGGCAAGCCAACACCCACCAGCCAGCCCGTTTCCGGGCGTCTGTATACCACCGTGCCGCTGCTGCAAGGAACGGGTCTCTATCCCGGACAGGCCATTGGCGTAACGGGGCGCCTGTACGAGCCGTCAGGTGCTGCCAATCCAGGTGGATTCGATTTTCGAGCTTATCTGGCGCAGCAGAATTGCTTCGCGGGCCTCAGCGGTCGCCAAATCACGCTGCCTAAAGAGACCCCTGAGCGCTCTTGGGGCTGGTGGAAGATTCGCCAGCGCATTGTGCGCTCTCAGGTGCAGTGGCTCAGCAGCCCCGAGGGGCCACTGGTGAGTTCTATGGTTTTGGGTAGTCGGGCAGTGGATTTGCCGTACGACATTCGGGACCAGTTTGCGAAGGTGGGATTGGCCCACGTGCTGGCAGCTTCTGGCTTTCAGGTGTCTTTGCTGCTGGGCTGGGTGCTGATTTTGACGCGGCGGCTCAGGCCCAGGGTGCAGTTCGTCGCGGGTGCAGCAATGTTGTTGGCCTATGTGGGGCTGACCGGCATCCAGCCGTCGGTGGCTCGCGCGGCGCTCATGGGCGCTGGAGCTTTGGTGGCGCTGGTTTTGGGACGCAAAACCAAATCTTTGGGAACGCTGCTGATGGCGGCGACGGTGCTGCTGCTGTTCCAGCCGATTTGGGTGTGGGATCTGGGTTTTCAGCTGAGCTTCTTGGCGACGCTGGGGCTGCTGGTGACGGTGCCGCCTTTGGTGAAGCGACTGGATTGGCTGCCGCCCGCGATCGCCTCGATTTTGGCAGTGCCGGTCGCAGCCTATATTTGGACGATTCCGCTGCAGCTGTACGAATTTGGGGTGGTTTCGCCCTATAGCGTGCTGGTGAATGTGCTGGTCAGCCCGCTGGTGGCGGTGGTGAGCACGGTGGGCATTGTGAGTGCGGCGGTGGCGTTGGCGATTCCGGCAGCGGGAGGCGCGATCGCCGGCCTCACCCATTACCCGATTCAGTGGCTGCTGGGGCTGGTGAAATTTTTTGGGGAGATGCCAGGGTCTGCCTGGGCAACGGGACAAATTGGGCTGGTGCAGCTAGCGCTTTTGTACGGCCTGATTGGCGTAGTGTGGCTGTGGCCCTGGTGGCGCAAGCGATGGGCTTTGGCTGCGATCGCGGCGATCGCGGCAGTTTTTATTCCCATCTGGCAGCTTCAGCAGCAGCTGGTCCAGGTGACGGTGCTGGCCTCAGGGCGATATCCGGTGATGGTGATTCAAGATCAAGGCAAAGTGGCCCTGATCAATAGCGGGGATGACGACACGGCGCGCTTTACGGTGTTGCCCTTTTTGCAGCAAAACGGCATTAATCAGATCGACTGGGCGATCGCCACTGATCCTCAGGCCATGGGCGAAGGCTGGAGCCAGGTCAATCAGTTTGTGGCGATCAAGCAGCTCTACAGCGGCGCTAAACCCGCAGCACCCTCGTCTCCAAGCTCCGGAACTCTCGCAAACGTTCGGGTTGTGACGCCCGGCAGCAACATTCAAATGAACTCCGCTACGATGCAGCTACTCCAGGCCAGCCCTACGGTGTGGCAGCTGCGGTTCGCGGATCGGCGGTGGCTCCTGCTGGGAGATTTGCGCCAGACCGAGCAGGCGCGCATCTTGGAGCAGGGCCGATCTGCGACACCAGTGGAAGTGTTGTGGTGGTCTGGGCGCGAACTGGCGCCTAGCTTGCTCACGCAGCTGCGCCCGAAGCTGGCGATCGCCTCTAGCAATGTGCTCTCGGACTACACGATCGCCCAGCTCCAAAACAGCAATATTCCGTTCTTTTGGACGGGACGAGACGGTGCGCTGCAATGGACGCCCCAGGCCGGTTTTGCGGGCCGCGCCGAGAGCGACAGCGTCGAGGCGTCTGCGCTTTAA
- a CDS encoding DUF4079 domain-containing protein: protein MSGLRDALEPIADWFRGFGLPEPVVHWGHPLMMAIVVFVMGSFVGLAGWRSRVVADEAAAQKSRADHRKIAPWLFGFMAAGYTGGVLSLVMQGKPILESPHFWTGSVVLGLLAINGALSLGGFGGDRKTLRTFHAYLGSIALCVLFLHAVLGLRLGLSI from the coding sequence ATGTCTGGTTTGAGAGATGCGCTTGAGCCGATCGCAGATTGGTTTCGCGGGTTTGGGTTGCCGGAGCCGGTTGTGCACTGGGGCCACCCGTTGATGATGGCGATCGTGGTGTTTGTGATGGGGAGTTTTGTGGGGCTGGCTGGCTGGCGGAGCCGGGTGGTGGCCGATGAGGCGGCTGCCCAGAAGAGCCGTGCGGATCACCGCAAGATTGCTCCGTGGCTGTTTGGTTTTATGGCGGCGGGCTATACAGGCGGGGTTTTGTCGCTGGTGATGCAGGGTAAGCCGATTTTGGAGAGCCCGCATTTCTGGACGGGGTCAGTGGTTTTGGGTTTGCTGGCGATCAATGGTGCGCTGTCGCTCGGGGGATTTGGGGGCGATCGCAAAACGCTGCGAACCTTCCATGCCTACCTGGGCAGCATTGCGCTGTGTGTGCTGTTTTTGCACGCCGTCTTGGGCCTGCGTCTAGGCTTGTCCATTTAG
- a CDS encoding Gfo/Idh/MocA family protein — protein sequence MAFLSQESTPEPIVTSQSIGVAVVGTGFGEKVHIPGLQAHPRTQPVAIYHRDLAKAKAIASKYEIPYASDRLDEIVALPEVMGVCISTPPFLHYEMARTVLEAGKHLLLEKPTTLRAEEARWLRDLAQKKGLATALDFEFRCVPAWQHFHALLQAGVVGTPRLIKIDWLVPGRADAQRPWNWYSRQDQGGGMLGATGSHVFDYVRWLFGPIRRLSGRLYTAIPARPDPVSGEMKAVDADDTCALSLELLDGTPCQVSLSSVTYQGRGHWVEVYGDRGTLILGSDNQKDYVHGFRLWQAAAGEPLTEVEIPAAIAFETTYPDGRIAPFVRILDRWVQSMDQGQPVAPTLQEGLYSQLIMDLVHESHRRGVWVEVPLEDARS from the coding sequence ATGGCGTTTTTGTCGCAGGAATCAACCCCGGAACCGATTGTCACTAGCCAGTCTATCGGCGTCGCAGTGGTCGGGACAGGCTTTGGTGAAAAAGTTCACATTCCTGGATTACAGGCTCATCCGAGGACGCAGCCGGTGGCAATTTATCATCGCGATTTGGCCAAGGCGAAGGCGATCGCGTCTAAATATGAGATTCCCTACGCCAGCGATCGCCTCGATGAAATTGTGGCGTTGCCGGAGGTGATGGGCGTGTGCATTTCCACGCCGCCGTTTTTGCACTACGAGATGGCCCGCACCGTCCTAGAGGCGGGCAAGCATCTGCTGCTCGAAAAGCCCACCACCCTGCGGGCCGAAGAGGCTCGCTGGCTGCGGGATTTGGCGCAAAAAAAGGGCCTAGCGACTGCGCTGGATTTTGAGTTTCGGTGCGTGCCGGCGTGGCAGCATTTTCATGCTCTGCTCCAAGCGGGAGTCGTCGGTACCCCGCGCCTGATCAAGATTGACTGGCTGGTGCCGGGACGCGCCGATGCCCAGCGACCCTGGAACTGGTATTCTCGCCAAGACCAGGGCGGTGGCATGTTGGGGGCGACGGGCTCCCACGTGTTTGACTATGTGCGCTGGCTGTTTGGGCCGATTCGGCGCTTGTCGGGGCGGCTGTACACGGCGATTCCGGCGCGCCCGGATCCGGTGTCTGGAGAAATGAAGGCGGTGGACGCGGATGATACCTGTGCGCTGTCCCTGGAACTGCTGGACGGTACGCCCTGCCAGGTGTCTTTGAGCTCGGTGACCTATCAGGGGCGCGGTCACTGGGTGGAGGTGTATGGCGATCGCGGCACGCTGATCTTGGGCAGCGATAACCAAAAAGACTATGTCCATGGCTTCCGCCTGTGGCAGGCCGCTGCGGGAGAGCCTTTGACGGAGGTCGAAATTCCGGCGGCGATCGCCTTTGAGACGACCTATCCCGATGGGCGCATTGCGCCCTTTGTGCGCATTCTCGATCGCTGGGTTCAGAGCATGGACCAAGGGCAGCCGGTCGCGCCCACGCTCCAAGAGGGACTCTATTCCCAGCTGATCATGGACTTGGTCCATGAGTCCCACCGGCGCGGCGTTTGGGTCGAGGTGCCTTTGGAAGACGCTCGATCTTGA
- a CDS encoding DUF4327 family protein, producing the protein MNQQVIHPMVKFQRQVRSLVESKIVRPSDSIWKIALLYGDEWSYWKRELEEFEFSMQDPISDLLAVESWEEEE; encoded by the coding sequence ATGAACCAGCAGGTTATTCACCCGATGGTGAAGTTTCAGCGTCAAGTACGCTCACTTGTTGAGTCTAAAATTGTTCGGCCCTCCGACAGCATCTGGAAAATTGCCCTTCTCTACGGCGATGAATGGTCCTACTGGAAGCGCGAATTAGAAGAGTTTGAGTTTTCTATGCAAGATCCCATCAGCGACCTCCTAGCAGTTGAAAGCTGGGAAGAAGAAGAGTAG